A genomic stretch from Kogia breviceps isolate mKogBre1 chromosome 1, mKogBre1 haplotype 1, whole genome shotgun sequence includes:
- the IGFN1 gene encoding immunoglobulin-like and fibronectin type III domain-containing protein 1 isoform X8, whose translation MGRADGAGGSGATESRFGDGFGNPRGAGLEYGAGYRGGSGRPGAGGSGRAGGRVASGAPAGTESEAGAGDRRGSEVPGRVWSESRDGRGPAGGPVGDAGARAEAGEASRGRGDAGSAGGRHPGGGLGSPGPAGSVGRGGLRASATVEAGGEGHTGAGPGGSGRTGPWGQTGDYGGLRAPGPLGASRDGGHEDGAGASGSLRAAGKVQGVGGAWGLGAGASGDGAGYGGASWGPQARAPHAGAASESRGAGESGVALGFADGPGAAGSRSGYGAGSRGLEPGGMEPRGAAGFRGGSGGLGGTGSGAKAGCRGESGGSGGAGPGGEAGYREGLRDTKGTQSGSEVGCRGASGGPGEMGPGAETGCRDASGRFGGAAPPAGAGGEGGPRGREAMAHGSAHRAASEGPYGGTGPKHGPEGGRETGLVGGAGAGLGSARPDTADGTAHGDGPRGPGLLGTHGGPQTLSDGQGSKSGLGGSGPPGTPEAWGAVGSEGESGIRGWQGSSGLPGSPGHRGAPGGDGGSAGHAAGVGASGIPDGRGPAQDETWAGTAAWESGRDQAFWEAGPGSADRGPAAGQGALAPQGSGAAQLGGGRVGAGLGGSAGTGRGLDSSRMPGERARSTSGSTGGRGESHAWGPGWEDQGSGRDSTGARDRPPGSRASSSLREEDAPFGGTHEGPRASWGWEGAPGREEAGGGQSPGFPDGKASGLGRSRASGPGDSGVPGKGTSAGRENGSTQRPGDSGRRGDWEGPGGLSGRKDSGDGSQGTQGPGSRPGTGQRGGRGFLRQQELLEAKDDRARRPGALQEYEARGAKEPGRSERRLGPFRSRTQTWSRVEVGAAKRWGADKAGGLGEPPGGEGGGCPGKAPSRPGGRTAGKEGGSGVRGQRTDATRSPGSRHKPGAGGFAEEARGHFSQGLADLEVRRGEAAVLSCTLTSDLGPGAWFKDGVKLSAGDGVALEQEGLERRLLVAHAEGRQAGRYSFVAGEQRSEATLTVHEPPVIAPDVTARLREPLVVKAGKPVTMKVAFQSCLPVQATWSKDGAEVAGGDSGGARVAVGDGFARLCLPSASREDCGQYGVTLTSKGGSVQAELTLQVLDKPQPPQGPLEVRDGHGAGVCLRWRPPRDDGGQALQRYVVERRQAGLGTWLKVDEPPADSTTFTDAQAEQGKKYSFRVRAVTAEGPGEALESDEALVAPEVLPGPPPPPAILSASSQSITLSWTAPRGPGSAHILGYLIEKREKGRSAWVAVSRQPVPGKEWTVPDLRQGRQYEFRVTAVAPSGPGEPGPPSDAVFARDPMRPPGPVRDLQVTDTLHTSITLSWAQPDPRDGDEALGYVVELGDSAGLQWRPCHAGTVPGPAYTVKGLRPREGYFVRVTAVNEGGRGPPTALDTVVQAVPVSVCPKFLMGASTKDSLTVRAGDTVRVPVHFEAASMPDVTWLKDGLPLPKRSVTSIEDGLTQLLVPAASLADSGLYTVVLRSPRGEEATYSFRLRVAARPRAPGPIVLREGTLGSVVVEWAPSPDEADGRAAPLHYTLLTRPSARAPWRPAAERLHTCRFTLVGVLPGHEYHFRVVAENELGASEPSDTRQPWVVPRQPPESSSEPGHTLERPSPSPQPWDEGRSSKLHASLRTGLGRRSQGLGDAGRAQTPRERGLRGVLGKCLPGGTEAVGRTRRKGAFSLPAPS comes from the exons ATGGGCCGCGCGGATGGTGCGGGGGGCTCGGGGGCGACCGAGTCTAGATTCGGTGATGGCTTCGGGAACCCCAGGGGAGCAGGCCTTGAGTACGGAGCCGGTTACAGGGGTGGCTCAGGGAGGCCGGGAGCCGGGGGGTCTGGTCGTGCTGGGGGTCGAGTCGCCTCTGGGGCCCCCGCGGGGACAGAGTCTGAGGCAGGGGCTGGTGACAGGCGCGGCTCGGAGGTGCCCGGGCGGGTGTGGTCTGAAAGCAGAGATGGTCGTGGTCCTGCCGGAGGGCCCGTGGGTGACGCCGGGGCGCGTGCAGAGGCCGGGGAGGCGTCCAGAGGCCGGGGGGATGCTGGCTCTGCGGGAGGGCGTCACCCTGGGGGCGGCCTGGGGAGTCCGGGGCCGGCGGGGTCTGTGGGGCGAGGTGGCCTCAGGGCCTCTGCCACAGTGGAGGCTGGCGGGGAGGGACACACAGGGGCAGGACCAGGGGGCTCGGGGAGAACGGGGCCTTGGGGTCAGACTGGCGATTACGGGGGCCTCCGAGCCCCGGGGCCCCTGGGGGCTTCCCGAGACGGAGGCCACGAGGATGGCGCCGGGGCTTCAGGGTCTCTGAGGGCAGCGGGTAAAGTGCAAGGTGTGGGCGGAGCCTGGGGCCTCGGTGCCGGGGCCTCTGGAGACGGAGCCGGTTATGGGGGCGCTAGCTGGGGCCCCCAGGCGCGAGCTCCCCACGCGGGGGCGGCCTCCGAGAGCCGGGGCGCCGGTGAGTCTGGTGTCGCGCTGGGCTTTGCGGATGGGCCGGGAGCCGCTGGAAGCAGATCAGGGTACGGAGCGGGGTCGAGGGGTCTTGAGCCTGGGGGGATGGAGCCAAGGGGTGCGGCAGGCTTTAGAGGTGGTTCAGGAGGCCTTGGAGGAACTGGGTCAGGCGCTAAGGCTGGTTGTCGGGGCGAGTCAGGGGGTTCTGGAGGAGCTGGTCCAGGGGGTGAGGCGGGCTACAGGGAGGGTTTGAGAGATACTAAGGGGACACAGTCAGGGAGTGAGGTAGGGTGTAGGGGGGCCTCGGGAGGACCTGGGGAGATGGGGCCAGGGGCCGAGACGGGCTGCAGAGATGCTTCAGGGAGGTTTGGGGGAGCAGCCCCACCAGCTGGAGCGGGAGGTGAGGGTGGACCCAGAGGCCGGGAAGCCATGGCACACGGGTCAGCACACCGGGCAGCCTCAGAGGGGCCTTACGGTGGCACAGGTCCCAAGCATGGTCCGGAGGGGGGCAGAGAGACGGGGCTCGTGGGAGGGGCAGGTGCCGGGCTGGGCTCCGCGAGGCCTGACACCGCGGACGGCACGGCGCACGGGGacgggcccaggggcccagggctGCTGGGAACCCACGGAGGCCCTCAGACGCTTTCAGATGGGCAGGGCTCCAAGAGTGGTTTGGGGGGCTCTGGACCCCCAGGCACCCCTGAGGCGTGGGGGGCTGTTGGCTCGGAGGGAGAGTCAGGCATCAGAGGGTGGCAAGGTAGCTCTGGGCTCCCAGGGTCCCCTGGGCACAGAGGGGCTCCCGGTGGGGACGGAGGGTCTGCAGGCCACGCAGCGGGTGTGGGCGCTTCTGGGATTCCTGACGGTCGGGGGCCAGCGCAGGATGAGACCTGGGCAGGGACAGCTGCTTGGGAATCCGGACGTGACCAGGCCTTCTGGGAAGCAGGTCCAGGGTCAGCAGACAGGGGTCCAGCGGCTGGCCAGGGGGCGTTGGCACCTCAGGGCTCCGGGGCGGCACAGCTGGGTGGcgggagggtgggggcagggttggggggctCAGCAGGTACAGGCCGGGGTCTGGACAGCAGCCGGATGCCCGGGGAAAGGGCCAGATCCACGTCAGGGTCCACCGGTGGGCGCGGAGAAAGCCACGCTTGGGGCCCAGGCTGGGAAGACCAGGGGTCTGGCCGAGACAGCACAGGTGCCAGGGACCGGCCCCCAGGCTCCAGGGCTTCAAGCTCCCTGCGGGAGGAAGATGCCCCTTTCGGGGGGACCCATGAAGGGCCACGAGcctcctggggctgggagggggctccAGGCAGAGAGGAGGCTGGTGGGGGGCAAAGCCCAGGGTTCCCGGATGGCAAAGCTTCAGGTCTGGGAAGGAGCAGGGCTAGCGGCCCAGGGGACTCAGGTGTCCCGGGTAAGGGGACTTCTGCTGGGAGGGAGAATGGCTCCACCCAAAGGCCAGGGGATTCGGGACGTCGGGGAGACTGGGAGGGCCCAGGTGGTCTCTCTGGCAGAAAAGACTCTGGAGACGGGTCACAGGGGACCCAGGGGCCTGGCTCTCGGCCGGGCACAGgacagaggggaggaaggggcttCCTGAGGCAGCAGGAGTTGCTGGAGGCTAAGGATGATAGGGCCCGACGTCCAGGGGCCCTACAGGAGTACGAGGCCCGGGGAGCCAAAGAGCCTGGCAGGTCAGAAAGGAGGCTCGGTCCGTTCAGGAGCAGGACTCAGACGTGGTCCAGGGTCGAGGTTGGAGCAGCAAAGAGATGGGGAGCAGATAAGGCCGGAGGCCTGGGGGAACCGCCTGGAGGAGAGGGCGGGGGGTGCCCAGGGAAGGCCCCCAGCCGTCCCGGCGGCAGGACAGCCGGCAAAGAGGGCGGGTCAGGCGTCCGCGGCCAGAGGACGGATGCCACCCGGAGTCCCGGATCCAGACACAAGCCTGGCGCTGGCGGTTTCGCCGAGGAGGCGCGAG GCCACTTCTCCCAGGGCCTGGCTGACCTGGAGGTGCGGCGCGGGGAGGCTGCGGTGCTCTCCTGCACCCTCACCAGCGACCTGGGACCCGGAGCCTGGTTTAAGGATGGGGTCAAG CTCAGCGCCGGGGACGGAGTCGCCTTGGAGCAGGAGGGGCTGGAGCGCAGGCTCCTCGTTGCCCACGCGGAGGGGCGCCAGGCTGGGAGGTACAGCTTTGTGGCCGGCGAGCAGCGGAGCGAGGCCACGCTGACCGTCCACG AGCCCCCGGTCATCGCTCCCGACGTGACGGCGAGGCTGAGGGAGCCGCTGGTGGTCAAGGCGGGGAAGCCGGTGACCATGAAGGTCGCCTTCCAGAGCTGCCTCCCGGTCCAGGCCACCTGGAGCAAGGACGGGGCCGAGGTGGCCGGCGGCGACAGCGGAGGGGCCCGGGTGGCAGTGGGGGACGGCTTCGCGCGCCTGTGCCTCCCCAGCGCCAGCAGGGAGGACTGCGGCCAGTACGGCGTGACTCTGACCAGCAAGGGCGGCTCCGTGCAGGCCGAGCTCACCCTGCAAGTCCTAG ACAAGCCTCAGCCCCCACAGGGCCCCCTGGAGGTGCGGGACGGCCACGGGGCTGGCGTCTGCCTCCGCTGGCGGCCCCCGAGGGACGACGGGGGCCAGGCCCTGCAGCGCTACGTGGTGGAGAGGCGGCAGGCTGGCCTCGGCACTTGGCTGAAGGTGGACGAGCCCCCCGCGGACAGCACCACGTTCACAGACGCCCAGGCGGAACAGGGCAAGAAGTACAGCTTCCGCGTGCGGGCCGTGACCGCGGAGGGGCCCGGGGAGGCCCTGGAGTCCGACGAGGCGCTGGTGGCTCCCGAGG TTCTGCCcgggccccctcccccgccagccATCCTGTCGGCCTCCAGCCAAAGCATCACCCTGTCATGGACGGCACCTCGGGGCCCGGGCAGTGCCCACATCCTGGGCTACCTGATCGAGAAGCGCGAGAAGGGAAGGAGCGCGTGGGTGGCAGTGAGCCGGCAGCCGGTGCCTG GGAAGGAGTGGACGGTGCCGGACCTGAGGCAGGGCCGTCAGTACGAGTTCCGGGTCACAGCCGTGGCCCCCTCTGGCCCCGGGGAGCCTGGGCCCCCATCGGACGCCGTCTTTGCTCGGGACCCCATGA GACCCCCCGGGCCCGTGAGGGACCTCCAGGTCACGGACACGCTGCACACCAGCATCACCCTGAGCTGGGCCCAACCGGACCCTCGGGACGGGGACGAAGCGCTGGGCTACGTGGTCGAGCTGGGCGACTCCGCCGGCCTGCAGTGGAGGCCGTGCCACGCCGGCACCGTGCCGGGCCCTGCCTACACGGTCAAGGGGCTGCGGCCTCGGGAGGGCTACTTCGTGCGGGTGACAGCCGTGAACGAGGGGGGCCGAGGCCCGCCCACCGCCCTGGACACCGTGGTGCAAGCCGTGCCCGTCAGCG TCTGTCCCAAGTTCCTCATGGGCGCCAGCACGAAGGACTCGCTGACGGTCAGAGCTGGGGACACGGTTCGTGTACCTGTCCACTTTGAG GCCGCCTCCATGCCGGACGTGACCTGGCTAAAGGATGGCTTGCCCTTGCCTAAAAGAAGCGTGACCTCCATCGAGGATGGCCTCACCCAGCTCCTGGTCCCCGCGGCCAGCCTCGCTGACAGCGGCCTCTACACTGTGGTGCTGAGGAGTCCGCGGGGGGAGGAGGCCACCTACAGCTTCCGCCTCAGGGTGGCAG CGCGCCCACGGGCCCCGGGGCCCATCGTCCTGAGGGAGGGCACGCTGGGCTCGGTGGTCGTCGAGTGGGCGCCGTCCCCGGACGAGGCCGACGGCAGGGCCGCCCCGCTGCACTACACGCTGCTGACGCGCCCCTCCGCGCGCGCGCCCTGGCGCCCCGCGGCCGAGCGCCTGCACACCTGCCGCTTCACCCTGGTGGGCGTCCTCCCGGGCCACGAGTACCACTTCCGCGTGGTGGCCGAGAACGAGCTGGGCGCCAGCGAGCCCTCGGACACGCGCCAGCCCTGGGTCGTCCCGCGGCAGCCGCCAG AATCTAGCTCTGAGCCCGGACACACCCTGGAGCGGCCCAGCCCGTCCCCACAGCCTTGGGATGAAGGCAGATCCTCGAAGCTTCACGCCTCGCTCCGCACTGGCCTGGGGAGGCggtcccaggggctgggggatgcTGGCAGGGCCCAGACCCCCAGGGAGAGGGGCCTGAGGGGGGTCCTGGGGAAGTGCCTCCCGGGGGGCACGGAGGCTGTGGGGAGGACAAGGAGGAAGGGGGCGTTCAGCCTCCCAGCCCCAAGCTAA
- the IGFN1 gene encoding immunoglobulin-like and fibronectin type III domain-containing protein 1 isoform X4, which yields MGRADGAGGSGATESRFGDGFGNPRGAGLEYGAGYRGGSGRPGAGGSGRAGGRVASGAPAGTESEAGAGDRRGSEVPGRVWSESRDGRGPAGGPVGDAGARAEAGEASRGRGDAGSAGGRHPGGGLGSPGPAGSVGRGGLRASATVEAGGEGHTGAGPGGSGRTGPWGQTGDYGGLRAPGPLGASRDGGHEDGAGASGSLRAAGKVQGVGGAWGLGAGASGDGAGYGGASWGPQARAPHAGAASESRGAGESGVALGFADGPGAAGSRSGYGAGSRGLEPGGMEPRGAAGFRGGSGGLGGTGSGAKAGCRGESGGSGGAGPGGEAGYREGLRDTKGTQSGSEVGCRGASGGPGEMGPGAETGCRDASGRFGGAAPPAGAGGEGGPRGREAMAHGSAHRAASEGPYGGTGPKHGPEGGRETGLVGGAGAGLGSARPDTADGTAHGDGPRGPGLLGTHGGPQTLSDGQGSKSGLGGSGPPGTPEAWGAVGSEGESGIRGWQGSSGLPGSPGHRGAPGGDGGSAGHAAGVGASGIPDGRGPAQDETWAGTAAWESGRDQAFWEAGPGSADRGPAAGQGALAPQGSGAAQLGGGRVGAGLGGSAGTGRGLDSSRMPGERARSTSGSTGGRGESHAWGPGWEDQGSGRDSTGARDRPPGSRASSSLREEDAPFGGTHEGPRASWGWEGAPGREEAGGGQSPGFPDGKASGLGRSRASGPGDSGVPGKGTSAGRENGSTQRPGDSGRRGDWEGPGGLSGRKDSGDGSQGTQGPGSRPGTGQRGGRGFLRQQELLEAKDDRARRPGALQEYEARGAKEPGRSERRLGPFRSRTQTWSRVEVGAAKRWGADKAGGLGEPPGGEGGGCPGKAPSRPGGRTAGKEGGSGVRGQRTDATRSPGSRHKPGAGGFAEEARGHFSQGLADLEVRRGEAAVLSCTLTSDLGPGAWFKDGVKLSAGDGVALEQEGLERRLLVAHAEGRQAGRYSFVAGEQRSEATLTVHEPPVIAPDVTARLREPLVVKAGKPVTMKVAFQSCLPVQATWSKDGAEVAGGDSGGARVAVGDGFARLCLPSASREDCGQYGVTLTSKGGSVQAELTLQVLDKPQPPQGPLEVRDGHGAGVCLRWRPPRDDGGQALQRYVVERRQAGLGTWLKVDEPPADSTTFTDAQAEQGKKYSFRVRAVTAEGPGEALESDEALVAPEVLPGPPPPPAILSASSQSITLSWTAPRGPGSAHILGYLIEKREKGRSAWVAVSRQPVPGKEWTVPDLRQGRQYEFRVTAVAPSGPGEPGPPSDAVFARDPMRPPGPVRDLQVTDTLHTSITLSWAQPDPRDGDEALGYVVELGDSAGLQWRPCHAGTVPGPAYTVKGLRPREGYFVRVTAVNEGGRGPPTALDTVVQAVPVSVCPKFLMGASTKDSLTVRAGDTVRVPVHFEAASMPDVTWLKDGLPLPKRSVTSIEDGLTQLLVPAASLADSGLYTVVLRSPRGEEATYSFRLRVAARPRAPGPIVLREGTLGSVVVEWAPSPDEADGRAAPLHYTLLTRPSARAPWRPAAERLHTCRFTLVGVLPGHEYHFRVVAENELGASEPSDTRQPWVVPRQPPDRVTVKAPRYQEPDLSQKPRFLVGLRTHLLPLGCECCMSCAVQGWPRPRVTWFKNDQSLAGDPAVYSTDLLGVCSLVIPSVSAEDGGKYKAVAENALGQAVSSATLIVLESSSEPGHTLERPSPSPQPWDEGRSSKLHASLRTGLGRRSQGLGDAGRAQTPRERGLRGVLGKCLPGGTEAVGRTRRKGAFSLPAPS from the exons ATGGGCCGCGCGGATGGTGCGGGGGGCTCGGGGGCGACCGAGTCTAGATTCGGTGATGGCTTCGGGAACCCCAGGGGAGCAGGCCTTGAGTACGGAGCCGGTTACAGGGGTGGCTCAGGGAGGCCGGGAGCCGGGGGGTCTGGTCGTGCTGGGGGTCGAGTCGCCTCTGGGGCCCCCGCGGGGACAGAGTCTGAGGCAGGGGCTGGTGACAGGCGCGGCTCGGAGGTGCCCGGGCGGGTGTGGTCTGAAAGCAGAGATGGTCGTGGTCCTGCCGGAGGGCCCGTGGGTGACGCCGGGGCGCGTGCAGAGGCCGGGGAGGCGTCCAGAGGCCGGGGGGATGCTGGCTCTGCGGGAGGGCGTCACCCTGGGGGCGGCCTGGGGAGTCCGGGGCCGGCGGGGTCTGTGGGGCGAGGTGGCCTCAGGGCCTCTGCCACAGTGGAGGCTGGCGGGGAGGGACACACAGGGGCAGGACCAGGGGGCTCGGGGAGAACGGGGCCTTGGGGTCAGACTGGCGATTACGGGGGCCTCCGAGCCCCGGGGCCCCTGGGGGCTTCCCGAGACGGAGGCCACGAGGATGGCGCCGGGGCTTCAGGGTCTCTGAGGGCAGCGGGTAAAGTGCAAGGTGTGGGCGGAGCCTGGGGCCTCGGTGCCGGGGCCTCTGGAGACGGAGCCGGTTATGGGGGCGCTAGCTGGGGCCCCCAGGCGCGAGCTCCCCACGCGGGGGCGGCCTCCGAGAGCCGGGGCGCCGGTGAGTCTGGTGTCGCGCTGGGCTTTGCGGATGGGCCGGGAGCCGCTGGAAGCAGATCAGGGTACGGAGCGGGGTCGAGGGGTCTTGAGCCTGGGGGGATGGAGCCAAGGGGTGCGGCAGGCTTTAGAGGTGGTTCAGGAGGCCTTGGAGGAACTGGGTCAGGCGCTAAGGCTGGTTGTCGGGGCGAGTCAGGGGGTTCTGGAGGAGCTGGTCCAGGGGGTGAGGCGGGCTACAGGGAGGGTTTGAGAGATACTAAGGGGACACAGTCAGGGAGTGAGGTAGGGTGTAGGGGGGCCTCGGGAGGACCTGGGGAGATGGGGCCAGGGGCCGAGACGGGCTGCAGAGATGCTTCAGGGAGGTTTGGGGGAGCAGCCCCACCAGCTGGAGCGGGAGGTGAGGGTGGACCCAGAGGCCGGGAAGCCATGGCACACGGGTCAGCACACCGGGCAGCCTCAGAGGGGCCTTACGGTGGCACAGGTCCCAAGCATGGTCCGGAGGGGGGCAGAGAGACGGGGCTCGTGGGAGGGGCAGGTGCCGGGCTGGGCTCCGCGAGGCCTGACACCGCGGACGGCACGGCGCACGGGGacgggcccaggggcccagggctGCTGGGAACCCACGGAGGCCCTCAGACGCTTTCAGATGGGCAGGGCTCCAAGAGTGGTTTGGGGGGCTCTGGACCCCCAGGCACCCCTGAGGCGTGGGGGGCTGTTGGCTCGGAGGGAGAGTCAGGCATCAGAGGGTGGCAAGGTAGCTCTGGGCTCCCAGGGTCCCCTGGGCACAGAGGGGCTCCCGGTGGGGACGGAGGGTCTGCAGGCCACGCAGCGGGTGTGGGCGCTTCTGGGATTCCTGACGGTCGGGGGCCAGCGCAGGATGAGACCTGGGCAGGGACAGCTGCTTGGGAATCCGGACGTGACCAGGCCTTCTGGGAAGCAGGTCCAGGGTCAGCAGACAGGGGTCCAGCGGCTGGCCAGGGGGCGTTGGCACCTCAGGGCTCCGGGGCGGCACAGCTGGGTGGcgggagggtgggggcagggttggggggctCAGCAGGTACAGGCCGGGGTCTGGACAGCAGCCGGATGCCCGGGGAAAGGGCCAGATCCACGTCAGGGTCCACCGGTGGGCGCGGAGAAAGCCACGCTTGGGGCCCAGGCTGGGAAGACCAGGGGTCTGGCCGAGACAGCACAGGTGCCAGGGACCGGCCCCCAGGCTCCAGGGCTTCAAGCTCCCTGCGGGAGGAAGATGCCCCTTTCGGGGGGACCCATGAAGGGCCACGAGcctcctggggctgggagggggctccAGGCAGAGAGGAGGCTGGTGGGGGGCAAAGCCCAGGGTTCCCGGATGGCAAAGCTTCAGGTCTGGGAAGGAGCAGGGCTAGCGGCCCAGGGGACTCAGGTGTCCCGGGTAAGGGGACTTCTGCTGGGAGGGAGAATGGCTCCACCCAAAGGCCAGGGGATTCGGGACGTCGGGGAGACTGGGAGGGCCCAGGTGGTCTCTCTGGCAGAAAAGACTCTGGAGACGGGTCACAGGGGACCCAGGGGCCTGGCTCTCGGCCGGGCACAGgacagaggggaggaaggggcttCCTGAGGCAGCAGGAGTTGCTGGAGGCTAAGGATGATAGGGCCCGACGTCCAGGGGCCCTACAGGAGTACGAGGCCCGGGGAGCCAAAGAGCCTGGCAGGTCAGAAAGGAGGCTCGGTCCGTTCAGGAGCAGGACTCAGACGTGGTCCAGGGTCGAGGTTGGAGCAGCAAAGAGATGGGGAGCAGATAAGGCCGGAGGCCTGGGGGAACCGCCTGGAGGAGAGGGCGGGGGGTGCCCAGGGAAGGCCCCCAGCCGTCCCGGCGGCAGGACAGCCGGCAAAGAGGGCGGGTCAGGCGTCCGCGGCCAGAGGACGGATGCCACCCGGAGTCCCGGATCCAGACACAAGCCTGGCGCTGGCGGTTTCGCCGAGGAGGCGCGAG GCCACTTCTCCCAGGGCCTGGCTGACCTGGAGGTGCGGCGCGGGGAGGCTGCGGTGCTCTCCTGCACCCTCACCAGCGACCTGGGACCCGGAGCCTGGTTTAAGGATGGGGTCAAG CTCAGCGCCGGGGACGGAGTCGCCTTGGAGCAGGAGGGGCTGGAGCGCAGGCTCCTCGTTGCCCACGCGGAGGGGCGCCAGGCTGGGAGGTACAGCTTTGTGGCCGGCGAGCAGCGGAGCGAGGCCACGCTGACCGTCCACG AGCCCCCGGTCATCGCTCCCGACGTGACGGCGAGGCTGAGGGAGCCGCTGGTGGTCAAGGCGGGGAAGCCGGTGACCATGAAGGTCGCCTTCCAGAGCTGCCTCCCGGTCCAGGCCACCTGGAGCAAGGACGGGGCCGAGGTGGCCGGCGGCGACAGCGGAGGGGCCCGGGTGGCAGTGGGGGACGGCTTCGCGCGCCTGTGCCTCCCCAGCGCCAGCAGGGAGGACTGCGGCCAGTACGGCGTGACTCTGACCAGCAAGGGCGGCTCCGTGCAGGCCGAGCTCACCCTGCAAGTCCTAG ACAAGCCTCAGCCCCCACAGGGCCCCCTGGAGGTGCGGGACGGCCACGGGGCTGGCGTCTGCCTCCGCTGGCGGCCCCCGAGGGACGACGGGGGCCAGGCCCTGCAGCGCTACGTGGTGGAGAGGCGGCAGGCTGGCCTCGGCACTTGGCTGAAGGTGGACGAGCCCCCCGCGGACAGCACCACGTTCACAGACGCCCAGGCGGAACAGGGCAAGAAGTACAGCTTCCGCGTGCGGGCCGTGACCGCGGAGGGGCCCGGGGAGGCCCTGGAGTCCGACGAGGCGCTGGTGGCTCCCGAGG TTCTGCCcgggccccctcccccgccagccATCCTGTCGGCCTCCAGCCAAAGCATCACCCTGTCATGGACGGCACCTCGGGGCCCGGGCAGTGCCCACATCCTGGGCTACCTGATCGAGAAGCGCGAGAAGGGAAGGAGCGCGTGGGTGGCAGTGAGCCGGCAGCCGGTGCCTG GGAAGGAGTGGACGGTGCCGGACCTGAGGCAGGGCCGTCAGTACGAGTTCCGGGTCACAGCCGTGGCCCCCTCTGGCCCCGGGGAGCCTGGGCCCCCATCGGACGCCGTCTTTGCTCGGGACCCCATGA GACCCCCCGGGCCCGTGAGGGACCTCCAGGTCACGGACACGCTGCACACCAGCATCACCCTGAGCTGGGCCCAACCGGACCCTCGGGACGGGGACGAAGCGCTGGGCTACGTGGTCGAGCTGGGCGACTCCGCCGGCCTGCAGTGGAGGCCGTGCCACGCCGGCACCGTGCCGGGCCCTGCCTACACGGTCAAGGGGCTGCGGCCTCGGGAGGGCTACTTCGTGCGGGTGACAGCCGTGAACGAGGGGGGCCGAGGCCCGCCCACCGCCCTGGACACCGTGGTGCAAGCCGTGCCCGTCAGCG TCTGTCCCAAGTTCCTCATGGGCGCCAGCACGAAGGACTCGCTGACGGTCAGAGCTGGGGACACGGTTCGTGTACCTGTCCACTTTGAG GCCGCCTCCATGCCGGACGTGACCTGGCTAAAGGATGGCTTGCCCTTGCCTAAAAGAAGCGTGACCTCCATCGAGGATGGCCTCACCCAGCTCCTGGTCCCCGCGGCCAGCCTCGCTGACAGCGGCCTCTACACTGTGGTGCTGAGGAGTCCGCGGGGGGAGGAGGCCACCTACAGCTTCCGCCTCAGGGTGGCAG CGCGCCCACGGGCCCCGGGGCCCATCGTCCTGAGGGAGGGCACGCTGGGCTCGGTGGTCGTCGAGTGGGCGCCGTCCCCGGACGAGGCCGACGGCAGGGCCGCCCCGCTGCACTACACGCTGCTGACGCGCCCCTCCGCGCGCGCGCCCTGGCGCCCCGCGGCCGAGCGCCTGCACACCTGCCGCTTCACCCTGGTGGGCGTCCTCCCGGGCCACGAGTACCACTTCCGCGTGGTGGCCGAGAACGAGCTGGGCGCCAGCGAGCCCTCGGACACGCGCCAGCCCTGGGTCGTCCCGCGGCAGCCGCCAG ACAGGGTCACGGTGAAGGCTCCCAGGTACCAGGAGCCCGACCTGAGCCAGAAGCCCCGCTTCCTGGTGGGCCTGCGGACCCACCTGCTGCCCCTGGGCTGTGAGTGCTGCATGAGCTGCGCCGTGCAGGGCTGGCCGCGGCCCCGCGTCACCTGGTTCAAGAACGACCAGAGCCTGGCGGGCGACCCCGCCGTGTACAGCACCGACCTGCTAGGCGTGTGCTCCCTGGTCATCCCCAGCGTCTCGGCCGAGGACGGTGGCAAGTACAAGGCGGTGGCCGAGAACGCACTGGGCCAGGCCGTCAGCAGCGCCACCCTCATCGTCTTGG AATCTAGCTCTGAGCCCGGACACACCCTGGAGCGGCCCAGCCCGTCCCCACAGCCTTGGGATGAAGGCAGATCCTCGAAGCTTCACGCCTCGCTCCGCACTGGCCTGGGGAGGCggtcccaggggctgggggatgcTGGCAGGGCCCAGACCCCCAGGGAGAGGGGCCTGAGGGGGGTCCTGGGGAAGTGCCTCCCGGGGGGCACGGAGGCTGTGGGGAGGACAAGGAGGAAGGGGGCGTTCAGCCTCCCAGCCCCAAGCTAA